Proteins from one Desulfobacterales bacterium genomic window:
- a CDS encoding metal-dependent transcriptional regulator gives MTATNTSLSASLEDYIEVIFHIIAEKKVARGKEIAGRLKVSRASVTEALQTLARKGLINYAPYEVITMTGAGKEAARDVIRRHRALKDFFIKVLAINEKIAEQGACRVEHAAPPEIIERLTRFVAFIEECPRGGADLLRCFAEYREKGRAGEQCRRCVAATLERSNKG, from the coding sequence ATGACAGCGACAAATACATCGCTCAGCGCCAGCCTCGAGGATTATATCGAGGTCATTTTTCATATAATCGCCGAGAAGAAGGTGGCCCGGGGCAAGGAGATCGCCGGCCGGCTCAAGGTGAGCCGCGCCTCGGTGACCGAGGCCCTGCAGACCCTGGCCAGAAAGGGGTTGATCAACTATGCCCCCTACGAGGTGATCACCATGACCGGGGCGGGCAAGGAGGCGGCCAGGGACGTGATTCGCCGCCACAGGGCCCTGAAGGATTTTTTCATCAAGGTATTGGCCATTAACGAAAAAATCGCCGAACAGGGCGCCTGCCGGGTCGAGCATGCGGCCCCGCCGGAGATCATCGAGCGGTTGACCAGGTTTGTCGCCTTTATCGAGGAGTGTCCGCGCGGCGGCGCGGACCTGCTCCGCTGTTTTGCCGAGTACCGTGAAAAGGGGCGGGCCGGGGAGCAATGCCGCCGGTGCGTTGCCGCTACCCTTGAGCGGAGCAACAAGGGGTGA